In Trifolium pratense cultivar HEN17-A07 linkage group LG7, ARS_RC_1.1, whole genome shotgun sequence, a genomic segment contains:
- the LOC123894753 gene encoding uncharacterized protein LOC123894753 isoform X2, which produces MKFRGHCNGRSFCDFKKNPRGVSRLIVDKSNLRVFRKTPSLYGKYCCYDHWIEVTTNRVHVPYIPPPRTASQPSDIQVSDDAALKKKIEIDVVAADSSSSKAATLFDLSSDHQLVKCSTSATSAADDGAAAAAEDSVKASSKKKRKKKKKSTEMAADSSSSEPAHSESHHHHQLVKCSTFTDDGAAVDSVKATVRPKHGSSQFRKKKKQKLNN; this is translated from the exons ATGAAGTTCAGGGGTCATTGTAATGGTCGTAGTTTTTGTGATTTTAAGAAAAATCCACGGGGGGTTTCTCGATTAATTGTCGACAAGTCTAATTTAAGAGTTTTTAGAAAAACCCCTTCATTATATGGAAAATATTGTTGTTATGATCATTGGATTGAGGTTACTACTAATCGAGTCCATGTTCCGTATATTCCGCCGCCAAGAACCGCATCTCAACCTTCCGATATCCAGGTTTCCGATGATGCGgctttgaagaagaagattgagaTTGATGTGGTGGCGGCTGATTCATCTTCCTCTAAAGCTGCTACTCTTTTCGATCTCAGTTCTGATCATCAGCTGGTCAAGTGTTCCACCTCTGCTACTTCTGCCGCCGACGACggtgctgctgctgctgctgag GATTCTGTTAAGGCTTCttcaaagaagaagaggaagaagaagaagaaatcaacGGAGATGGCTGCTGATTCATCTTCCTCCGAGCCTGCTCATTCTGaatctcatcatcatcatcagctGGTTAAGTGTTCCACCTTTACTGATGATGGAGCTGCTGTTGATTCTGTTAAGGCCACCGTTCGTCCAAAGCATGGAAGTAGTCAATTTCggaaaaagaagaaacaaaaactcAATAATTAA
- the LOC123894753 gene encoding uncharacterized protein LOC123894753 isoform X1 → MKFRGHCNGRSFCDFKKNPRGVSRLIVDKSNLRVFRKTPSLYGKYCCYDHWIEVTTNRVHVPYIPPPRTASQPSDIQVSDDAALKKKIEIDVVAADSSSSKAATLFDLSSDHQLVKCSTSATSAADDGAAAAAEDSVKASSKKKRKKKKKSTEMAADSSSSEPAHSESHHHHQLVKCSTFTDDGAAVDSVKATVRPKHGSSQFRKKKKQKLNN, encoded by the exons ATGAAGTTCAGGGGTCATTGTAATGGTCGTAGTTTTTGTGATTTTAAGAAAAATCCACGGGGGGTTTCTCGATTAATTGTCGACAAGTCTAATTTAAGAGTTTTTAGAAAAACCCCTTCATTATATGGAAAATATTGTTGTTATGATCATTGGATTGAGGTTACTACTAATCGAGTCCATGTTCCGTATATTCCGCCGCCAAGAACCGCATCTCAACCTTCCGATATCCAGGTTTCCGATGATGCGgctttgaagaagaagattgagaTTGATGTGGTGGCGGCTGATTCATCTTCCTCTAAAGCTGCTACTCTTTTCGATCTCAGTTCTGATCATCAGCTGGTCAAGTGTTCCACCTCTGCTACTTCTGCCGCCGACGACggtgctgctgctgctgctgagGATTCTGTTAAG GCTTCttcaaagaagaagaggaagaagaagaagaaatcaacGGAGATGGCTGCTGATTCATCTTCCTCCGAGCCTGCTCATTCTGaatctcatcatcatcatcagctGGTTAAGTGTTCCACCTTTACTGATGATGGAGCTGCTGTTGATTCTGTTAAGGCCACCGTTCGTCCAAAGCATGGAAGTAGTCAATTTCggaaaaagaagaaacaaaaactcAATAATTAA